From one Marinobacter sp. LV10MA510-1 genomic stretch:
- the bktB gene encoding beta-ketothiolase BktB, translating into MKLTDVVILDGARTAIGSFGGSLSSMGPADLGTCVAKEAISRSAVPAEDIDHSVFGHIISTGPADAYVARHIGLNAGLQKGSAAFNVNRLCGSAVQSVISAAQMIIMGDSQIALAGGVESMSQGAYVLPSVRKGLKMGDGKVVDMTLGILSDPFGSGHMGLTAERIAQKYGLSREDLDVFSAESHRRANHAIESGYFKEQIVPVAVKQGRKEFIFEQDEHVRAETTAKSLSGLKPAFAKDGIVTPGNASGLNDGAAAMILTSAAEAEKRGLKARARLVGYAFAGVDPGLMGLGPIPAVRRVLERTGLSVADLDVIESNEAFAAQALAVSKELGLPADKVNPNGGAVALGHPVGATGSILIIKTLAELERTGGRYGLITMCIGGGQGIALIVESIR; encoded by the coding sequence ATGAAATTGACCGATGTAGTTATTCTCGACGGAGCACGCACAGCCATAGGCAGCTTTGGCGGAAGTTTAAGCTCGATGGGCCCGGCCGATCTGGGCACTTGTGTGGCAAAAGAGGCGATCAGCCGTTCAGCTGTTCCCGCAGAAGACATCGACCATTCCGTTTTTGGTCATATTATTTCGACTGGCCCGGCAGATGCCTACGTAGCGCGCCATATCGGTCTTAATGCCGGTCTGCAGAAAGGTTCTGCGGCGTTCAATGTAAATCGTCTCTGTGGTTCCGCAGTGCAGTCGGTTATCAGCGCCGCGCAGATGATTATTATGGGCGACAGCCAGATTGCATTGGCCGGTGGCGTCGAAAGCATGAGCCAGGGTGCTTATGTTCTTCCCAGTGTCCGCAAGGGCTTGAAGATGGGCGACGGGAAAGTGGTCGATATGACCCTGGGCATTCTCAGCGACCCGTTTGGCAGCGGTCACATGGGCCTGACGGCTGAGCGTATTGCCCAAAAGTATGGCCTCAGCCGTGAAGATCTGGATGTGTTTTCGGCGGAAAGCCATCGTCGTGCCAACCACGCTATTGAGAGTGGCTACTTTAAAGAACAGATTGTGCCTGTGGCCGTAAAACAGGGCCGCAAGGAATTCATCTTTGAGCAGGACGAGCATGTACGTGCAGAGACCACTGCGAAAAGTCTTTCTGGCCTGAAACCAGCCTTTGCTAAAGATGGCATCGTGACACCAGGCAATGCGTCTGGTCTTAACGACGGTGCGGCCGCCATGATACTGACGAGCGCAGCAGAAGCCGAAAAACGCGGACTTAAGGCGCGCGCACGTTTGGTGGGTTATGCCTTTGCTGGGGTGGATCCCGGTCTAATGGGCCTTGGCCCGATCCCGGCTGTGCGTCGGGTGCTGGAGCGGACCGGCCTCAGTGTGGCAGATCTGGATGTAATTGAATCCAATGAAGCGTTTGCCGCCCAGGCGCTTGCGGTCAGCAAAGAGCTCGGTTTGCCTGCAGACAAGGTAAATCCGAACGGCGGCGCTGTTGCGCTGGGGCACCCGGTAGGTGCTACAGGCTCGATCCTCATCATCAAAACCCTCGCGGAGCTTGAACGCACGGGCGGTCGCTATGGCCTGATTACCATGTGTATCGGCGGCGGTCAGGGGATTGCACTGATTGTTGAAAGCATCCGATGA
- a CDS encoding acyl-CoA dehydrogenase family protein, giving the protein MSGHHQDTELFRSMINRVLDKEIAPFYEQWEEKGVIPRDVWRTLGDAGMLGIDMPEEYGGAGASFEISQLAIEEIARKGFGGLASGYNIHANIVMPYILHLGSETQKQRYLPDMISGHLLSAIAMTEPGAGSDLAAMRSTAQRTDTGYVINGSKVFITNGLQAGLVIVCAKTDPGAGAKGVSLFLVDTNLPGFSRGKGIRKIGQHASDTAELFFLDLVVPHDALLGEEGRGFAYLMQELPRERLGVGAQAVGATEGVLAITLDYVQQRHAFGQRVADFQNTRFKLAEARARLEMAKAYLNQCTTKYLKGEMGPTDAAILKLMLTEMQCDIASDCLQLFGGYGYTVEYPVSRFFVDARVQTIYAGTSEIMKEVIARSMLGK; this is encoded by the coding sequence ATGTCCGGACATCATCAAGATACTGAGCTTTTTCGCTCCATGATCAACCGAGTGCTCGACAAAGAAATCGCACCCTTTTACGAGCAATGGGAAGAGAAGGGCGTCATTCCGCGCGACGTGTGGCGTACCCTGGGGGATGCTGGAATGCTCGGTATCGACATGCCGGAGGAATATGGCGGTGCGGGGGCGAGTTTTGAAATCTCACAGTTGGCAATTGAGGAAATTGCCCGCAAGGGCTTTGGTGGCCTCGCCTCAGGGTACAATATCCACGCCAATATCGTGATGCCTTACATTCTGCACTTAGGTTCGGAAACTCAGAAACAGCGTTATCTGCCGGATATGATCAGCGGCCATCTGCTCAGTGCAATCGCTATGACCGAGCCGGGTGCCGGCAGCGACCTGGCTGCTATGCGCTCCACGGCACAACGCACTGATACCGGCTACGTGATTAATGGCTCGAAAGTGTTTATCACCAACGGTTTGCAGGCAGGGCTGGTCATTGTGTGTGCAAAAACCGACCCTGGGGCCGGCGCCAAGGGCGTGTCGTTGTTCTTGGTGGATACGAACTTGCCCGGTTTTTCCCGTGGCAAAGGCATCCGCAAAATCGGGCAGCACGCCAGTGATACCGCCGAGCTGTTTTTCTTGGATCTTGTGGTTCCCCACGATGCTTTACTGGGTGAGGAGGGGCGCGGGTTTGCCTACCTGATGCAAGAGTTGCCGCGTGAACGCCTGGGGGTTGGCGCGCAGGCGGTGGGGGCGACCGAGGGCGTGTTAGCGATCACTCTGGATTATGTGCAGCAACGTCACGCTTTTGGTCAGAGAGTGGCTGACTTTCAAAATACCCGGTTTAAACTTGCAGAAGCCCGTGCACGGCTGGAGATGGCGAAAGCCTATCTGAACCAGTGCACGACCAAATATCTTAAAGGCGAAATGGGGCCAACAGACGCCGCTATTCTGAAGTTGATGCTCACCGAAATGCAGTGCGATATCGCCAGTGATTGTCTACAACTGTTTGGCGGCTACGGTTATACCGTTGAGTATCCCGTATCGCGATTTTTTGTGGATGCGCGGGTACAAACAATCTACGCAGGAACGTCTGAAATCATGAAAGAAGTGATTGCCCGTTCCATGCTGGGCAAATAA
- a CDS encoding AraC family transcriptional regulator, which yields MPNSQPRAHIANHYLHASIRGAERQGFQRETLLASAGVPAAWLENPEQLITEEQLTQLIKTVWRATRDEFMGLSTRRCKNGTFALMTDYCLGSATLGAVLRKSARFFKIACDNIDISLDESTPNKLMFFSLSLEDASQDTDHMLQEFLLLMWQRLACWLVDQQIPFATTQFNYPAPPHVAEYRAMFPTELHFDESVCGFYLHEKYLQLPITRSEAELITFLKEAPAYILHRPNHDESLRNRIRALLARQNMGDMPSLNELAQFLHMTPRSIGRKLQEEGTSLRKIKTSLRQEYAIKLMMTENLSVADVSERVGFSETASFCRAFKRWTGKPPSQWPG from the coding sequence ATGCCTAATTCTCAGCCCAGAGCCCATATTGCAAACCACTACCTTCATGCATCTATTCGGGGTGCTGAACGTCAGGGGTTTCAGCGCGAAACACTGCTGGCAAGCGCGGGTGTGCCGGCGGCGTGGCTTGAGAACCCAGAACAGCTAATCACCGAAGAACAACTTACCCAGCTTATAAAGACGGTATGGCGGGCAACACGCGACGAGTTCATGGGGCTATCCACCAGACGCTGTAAAAACGGCACGTTCGCGCTGATGACAGATTACTGTCTCGGTTCTGCGACCCTTGGCGCCGTGCTAAGAAAAAGCGCACGCTTTTTCAAAATCGCCTGCGACAACATCGACATCAGCCTGGATGAAAGCACCCCCAACAAACTGATGTTTTTCAGCCTGAGCCTTGAAGACGCCAGTCAGGATACTGACCACATGCTGCAAGAGTTCCTGTTGCTTATGTGGCAAAGACTCGCATGCTGGCTGGTGGATCAGCAGATTCCGTTTGCCACCACGCAGTTCAATTATCCAGCGCCGCCTCACGTTGCAGAATATCGGGCCATGTTCCCAACCGAGTTGCATTTTGATGAATCTGTTTGCGGTTTTTACCTGCACGAAAAGTACCTGCAGCTGCCCATTACGCGCAGTGAGGCTGAGCTGATAACGTTCCTTAAAGAAGCGCCTGCCTACATCCTGCATCGCCCAAATCATGACGAAAGCCTGCGCAACAGGATTCGAGCGCTGCTGGCGCGGCAAAACATGGGCGATATGCCGAGCCTGAATGAGCTTGCGCAGTTTCTGCACATGACACCCCGAAGCATTGGGCGCAAGCTTCAAGAAGAAGGTACTTCCCTGCGCAAGATCAAAACGTCTTTGCGACAGGAGTACGCTATTAAACTGATGATGACCGAAAACCTCAGTGTTGCGGACGTCAGTGAGCGAGTTGGTTTTTCGGAAACCGCCTCGTTTTGCCGGGCTTTCAAACGTTGGACTGGCAAACCCCCGTCACAGTGGCCAGGGTGA
- a CDS encoding fatty acyl-CoA synthetase: MNNSGTSASCSVSAGIQRALRNTIGDAFARSASTHGSRTALAFDDRNWTFSEIHAASNRLAHRLIGLGLEKGDRVGTYGKNSDAYVLLWLACTKAGLIHVPLNYALIGHELTYALNQSGCKALFADLDLQSQVDAIRETTEVAIHGSLHGGNTNDALAFALEAGEDTAPDLELCDTDLVQILYTSGTTSDPKGAMHTHRSLMTHYAACQYHLNIRASDRSLAALPLYHSAQMHVFTMPMLLSGGYSRMINTPTPDAILGLLASDQLNAFFAPPTVWIALLHHPQFNPGKLQHVDKLYYGASIMPGQIVKELGEKLPGAGLYNCYGQSEIAPLATVLLPEEHADRPSSAGRPMQTVMTRIVDPVTSKDCKPGEHGELVHRSPQLMVGYWGKPEATAEAFKNGWFHSGDLGYQDNEGYIYIVDRIKDVVNTGGVLVASRDVEEALYQHESVAEVAVIGVPDEKWIEAICAIVVVKEGYPQDAEALMSYARTRLASFKLPKHIHFAEQLPKNTAGKLLKRKLREDFA, translated from the coding sequence ATGAACAACTCTGGCACCTCCGCTTCCTGCTCCGTATCGGCGGGTATCCAGCGGGCTCTGCGCAACACCATCGGAGACGCCTTTGCCCGCTCTGCAAGCACCCATGGCAGCCGCACTGCACTGGCGTTTGACGACCGCAACTGGACGTTCTCAGAGATTCACGCAGCTTCGAACAGGCTGGCCCATCGTCTGATCGGGCTCGGCCTTGAAAAAGGCGACCGCGTTGGTACCTATGGCAAAAACTCAGATGCCTACGTTTTGCTCTGGCTCGCCTGCACCAAAGCCGGGTTGATTCATGTACCACTCAATTACGCGCTGATTGGCCACGAACTTACCTACGCGCTCAATCAGTCTGGCTGCAAGGCCTTGTTTGCCGACCTGGATCTGCAATCACAAGTCGATGCGATCCGGGAGACAACCGAGGTTGCCATTCACGGCAGCCTGCACGGCGGCAACACCAACGACGCGCTGGCATTCGCGCTTGAGGCCGGCGAAGACACAGCACCGGATTTGGAGCTTTGTGATACAGACCTGGTGCAGATTCTTTATACCTCTGGCACCACCTCCGACCCCAAAGGCGCCATGCATACGCATCGTTCACTGATGACGCATTATGCCGCCTGCCAATACCATCTGAACATTCGGGCCAGCGACCGCTCACTCGCCGCGTTGCCGCTTTATCACTCGGCGCAGATGCATGTATTTACCATGCCCATGCTGCTGAGTGGCGGGTACAGCCGGATGATCAACACCCCGACACCGGACGCCATTCTCGGGCTGCTGGCCAGCGATCAACTCAACGCCTTTTTTGCGCCGCCTACCGTGTGGATTGCCCTGCTGCATCATCCCCAATTCAACCCGGGCAAACTGCAACATGTGGATAAGCTCTACTACGGCGCATCCATCATGCCTGGCCAGATAGTGAAAGAGCTTGGCGAAAAACTGCCCGGTGCGGGCCTGTACAACTGTTATGGCCAAAGTGAAATCGCCCCGCTGGCGACGGTGTTGCTACCAGAAGAACACGCAGACCGACCGTCTTCTGCCGGTCGCCCCATGCAAACTGTGATGACCCGCATTGTCGATCCGGTTACCAGTAAAGACTGCAAGCCCGGGGAACACGGAGAATTGGTTCACCGCTCGCCGCAACTGATGGTGGGTTACTGGGGCAAACCTGAAGCCACAGCGGAAGCCTTCAAAAACGGCTGGTTCCATTCCGGCGATCTGGGCTATCAGGACAATGAGGGCTACATTTATATTGTTGATCGCATCAAGGATGTGGTGAACACCGGCGGAGTGTTGGTAGCCAGTCGCGACGTGGAAGAAGCTCTTTACCAGCACGAATCTGTTGCGGAGGTTGCGGTCATCGGTGTGCCGGATGAGAAATGGATTGAAGCCATCTGCGCCATAGTGGTGGTCAAAGAAGGTTATCCGCAAGACGCAGAAGCTTTGATGAGCTACGCACGAACCAGGCTAGCGAGCTTCAAATTGCCAAAGCATATCCACTTTGCGGAACAGCTGCCAAAGAATACTGCTGGCAAGTTGCTGAAACGAAAGCTCAGAGAAGATTTCGCTTAA
- a CDS encoding enoyl-CoA hydratase/isomerase family protein, with translation MTDSPLISTFNEHTGVATLTFNRPDVLNAINVPMAEAFLETVKTLSEQPGLRCIVLVGAGRAFMAGGDVASMAGTPQQTQDFINGLLLPLNKAILLLRSMDAPIIAGAKGAVAGAGLSLALMADVIVAEENARFLIGYNGIGAVPDCGGTWFLPRKIGTARATEMMLLNRQLNATEAKNWGLLAEVGSPDSFEELLATIAKRVASGPTKAFGAFRRLVDQGSGRSLAEHLEAERQAFLKAAETDDFKEGVRAFTSKRPAKFTGN, from the coding sequence ATGACAGACAGCCCCCTAATCTCCACATTTAATGAACACACTGGCGTAGCCACCCTGACATTCAATCGCCCTGACGTCCTCAACGCCATCAACGTACCCATGGCCGAGGCGTTCCTGGAGACGGTGAAGACACTAAGTGAGCAACCAGGATTACGTTGCATTGTGTTGGTCGGTGCCGGAAGAGCATTTATGGCCGGTGGCGATGTCGCCAGCATGGCCGGCACCCCGCAACAGACCCAAGACTTTATCAATGGATTGCTGTTGCCACTCAATAAAGCGATTCTTCTGCTACGGAGCATGGACGCGCCGATCATTGCTGGTGCAAAGGGCGCCGTCGCGGGTGCAGGGCTAAGTCTCGCACTGATGGCCGACGTCATTGTAGCGGAGGAAAACGCACGGTTTCTTATCGGTTACAACGGCATAGGCGCGGTGCCGGACTGCGGCGGCACCTGGTTTTTACCGCGCAAAATTGGCACTGCACGGGCCACGGAAATGATGCTTCTCAATCGCCAGCTCAATGCAACTGAAGCCAAGAACTGGGGCTTGTTGGCCGAGGTTGGCTCCCCAGATTCTTTTGAAGAGCTGCTGGCGACGATTGCAAAACGTGTTGCAAGCGGCCCGACAAAGGCCTTTGGTGCCTTTCGACGACTTGTTGACCAAGGCAGTGGAAGATCACTGGCCGAGCATCTTGAAGCTGAGCGCCAGGCATTCCTGAAAGCAGCGGAGACCGACGATTTCAAGGAAGGCGTCCGCGCTTTTACAAGCAAACGGCCGGCTAAGTTTACTGGTAACTAG
- a CDS encoding cytochrome C → MRSIFYVLALTLIVASPSGEARVIPDPDQKPAPGNEARQTPLHLANYSPSVNYQLQCLGCHLTNGEGAPRHDIPMMKGFVGNFLKVEGGREFLIQVPGASLSALNNQQLAELLNWMLRDDGIAGGSAPKNFKPYTEQEVETNRGVMIKDLIGHRQNLIEQIRNLNIEIPASVIQ, encoded by the coding sequence ATGCGCTCGATATTCTATGTGTTGGCTTTAACCCTGATCGTCGCCTCCCCTTCGGGGGAGGCACGGGTTATTCCCGACCCTGACCAGAAACCCGCGCCCGGCAACGAAGCGCGCCAGACACCCCTGCACCTGGCTAATTATTCACCGTCGGTGAACTATCAGTTGCAGTGCCTGGGCTGCCATCTGACGAACGGCGAGGGCGCGCCTCGTCACGATATCCCTATGATGAAAGGCTTTGTCGGGAACTTCCTGAAGGTAGAAGGAGGCCGGGAATTCCTGATACAGGTTCCGGGCGCTTCGCTGTCGGCGCTTAACAACCAACAGTTGGCCGAGCTGCTTAACTGGATGCTTAGAGACGACGGAATAGCCGGAGGAAGTGCCCCTAAAAACTTCAAACCCTATACTGAACAGGAGGTCGAAACTAACCGGGGTGTGATGATCAAAGACCTGATTGGGCACAGGCAGAATCTGATCGAACAGATAAGGAATCTGAACATAGAAATCCCCGCAAGCGTCATTCAGTAA
- a CDS encoding methylamine dehydrogenase light chain, with product MKFLDRFFERSSRHVANTTGRRQFIAKFGTFVALGVAAPVLLPIDRTSKALAAGLPSAGDPGDPNSCDYWRYCSVDGFLCSCCGGSVTSCPPGTESSQVTWVGTCRNPADGIDYIISYNDCCGKHSCAQCACTRNDSEEPMYRPFNNNDINWCLGTSSSVYNCTVSVIRGVAS from the coding sequence ATGAAATTTCTTGATCGTTTTTTCGAACGCTCGTCACGCCACGTCGCCAATACAACCGGGCGGCGCCAGTTCATCGCAAAATTTGGAACTTTTGTGGCCTTGGGCGTGGCCGCCCCAGTCCTTCTCCCAATCGACAGAACAAGTAAAGCACTAGCTGCCGGACTGCCATCAGCCGGGGACCCAGGTGACCCCAACAGTTGCGATTACTGGCGCTATTGTTCTGTTGACGGGTTTCTATGCAGTTGCTGCGGCGGCTCGGTAACCAGCTGTCCGCCAGGAACAGAATCTTCGCAAGTCACCTGGGTGGGCACTTGCCGCAACCCCGCCGACGGAATCGACTACATCATTTCCTACAATGACTGTTGCGGCAAGCACAGCTGCGCTCAGTGCGCGTGTACACGCAATGACAGCGAAGAGCCCATGTACCGACCTTTCAACAACAATGATATTAACTGGTGCCTTGGTACCAGCAGCAGCGTTTATAACTGCACAGTATCCGTTATTCGGGGCGTGGCGTCCTGA
- the mauD gene encoding methylamine dehydrogenase accessory protein MauD: protein MQALVISNILLWLLLIASALVLLGLIRQIGVLHSRIAPAGALMLDKGVEVGQPAPHVTAADRFGRPINIGYAGERSTLLFFLSPTCPICKTLLPAIKAISRSAKDLDVIYVSDGDADAHDKLISQAGLEKSTYVVSPEVGMTYQIGKLPYAVLIDKAGTLKAKGLVNSREHLDSLFETELLGSSTLQDYIKAQSESPSIHTPS, encoded by the coding sequence ATGCAAGCACTCGTCATTTCAAACATTTTGCTTTGGCTACTTTTGATAGCCAGTGCTTTAGTGCTGCTTGGCCTTATCCGCCAAATAGGCGTTTTGCACTCACGAATCGCACCGGCCGGCGCACTGATGCTCGATAAGGGCGTTGAAGTGGGTCAACCTGCTCCACACGTCACAGCAGCAGACCGTTTCGGACGCCCGATCAACATCGGCTATGCCGGTGAACGGTCGACTCTTTTGTTTTTCCTGTCACCCACCTGTCCCATCTGCAAAACACTGCTGCCGGCCATCAAAGCCATCAGCCGGTCTGCAAAAGATCTGGATGTTATTTACGTTAGCGATGGCGATGCCGACGCGCACGACAAACTCATATCCCAAGCGGGTCTTGAAAAGTCTACCTATGTTGTCAGCCCTGAAGTGGGCATGACCTATCAGATTGGCAAGCTACCGTATGCCGTGCTGATTGATAAAGCTGGAACGCTCAAAGCCAAGGGTCTGGTCAATTCCAGAGAACACCTGGACAGCCTGTTCGAAACCGAATTACTTGGTTCATCAACACTTCAGGATTACATAAAGGCCCAGTCTGAATCCCCAAGCATTCACACGCCATCCTGA
- a CDS encoding MauE/DoxX family redox-associated membrane protein, whose amino-acid sequence MIDPIISTSAALALSVIFASAASHKIRHPSWFRRQVREYELIPGLMVPTAALALPVTELAVAAGLLWSTSRPYAGVLAFLLISLYALAIAINLARGRKDIDCGCSGPAMRQPLQPALLVRNLLLAVIALGALLPMLDRPLGLLDNFVIIAAGTVLVLLYTTTDLWIANRSLLLKLSGEK is encoded by the coding sequence ATGATAGATCCTATTATCAGTACATCGGCTGCTTTGGCGCTGAGCGTTATATTCGCCAGTGCTGCCAGTCATAAAATCAGGCACCCCAGCTGGTTTCGCCGGCAGGTGCGCGAGTACGAGTTAATTCCGGGGTTAATGGTGCCAACTGCGGCGCTGGCCCTGCCTGTCACAGAGCTGGCGGTTGCCGCCGGACTGTTATGGAGTACCAGCAGGCCTTACGCCGGCGTTCTGGCATTTTTGCTGATCAGTCTCTACGCCCTGGCTATCGCTATTAATCTGGCGCGGGGCCGCAAAGACATCGACTGCGGATGTTCCGGCCCGGCAATGCGACAACCCCTACAGCCCGCTCTGCTCGTTCGCAATCTGCTGCTGGCCGTCATTGCTTTGGGCGCACTCTTACCCATGCTTGACCGGCCTCTGGGCCTGCTCGACAACTTTGTCATTATTGCAGCGGGAACCGTGCTGGTTCTGCTTTACACAACGACAGATCTCTGGATTGCCAACCGTTCGTTATTACTAAAATTGTCAGGAGAAAAATAA
- a CDS encoding amine dehydrogenase large subunit — MHLPKQLAISLVVASSLIAASANARLPDETVGSTTLSLPDDHRSYMVDFEFNNMVSTRVVVIDPDNQKYLGMLPTGHAAPATLSRDRKTIFTADFFYTRYVRGERTDVLTAWDSQTLSPKWELEVSSKRAFTLTERFSLATSADDKFVYIYNFTPSTSVTVVDTTKQEMVNEIATNGCILNYPVGDRRFASLCGDGSLQMITLNDNGEEVDRTRTTFFDPDAVKLVERATVVGEIYYFVTTSGEVVPVDLSGDEPKPLPRWSLVTPEELAEGWAPGGWQMLAAAPALNRLYVLMHPDHEAYKWEDPSQIIWEFDLKTGEKIGTLESPNLIWSLSATSDDKPLLLGANIEGGLEIFDLSTGEHNGTMAGVTKTPTLILNH, encoded by the coding sequence ATGCATCTACCTAAACAACTGGCAATAAGCTTGGTGGTAGCGTCCAGCCTGATTGCTGCAAGTGCAAACGCGCGTCTGCCCGATGAAACAGTCGGTAGCACAACTCTGTCACTGCCTGACGATCACCGCAGCTATATGGTGGACTTCGAGTTCAACAACATGGTTTCCACACGTGTCGTTGTGATCGATCCCGACAATCAGAAATATCTCGGGATGCTTCCGACGGGACACGCGGCCCCTGCTACGCTTTCCCGAGATCGAAAAACAATTTTTACCGCTGACTTCTTTTATACCCGTTACGTGCGCGGGGAACGCACGGATGTATTAACCGCGTGGGATAGCCAAACGTTGTCGCCAAAATGGGAACTCGAAGTATCCAGCAAACGCGCGTTTACCCTCACTGAGCGCTTTTCACTTGCGACCAGTGCTGACGACAAATTCGTCTACATATACAACTTTACGCCGTCTACATCGGTGACAGTCGTGGACACCACCAAACAAGAGATGGTTAACGAAATCGCGACTAACGGGTGCATTCTCAACTACCCCGTAGGTGATCGACGATTTGCATCCCTGTGTGGCGACGGATCGCTCCAGATGATTACGTTGAACGACAATGGTGAGGAAGTAGATCGGACCAGAACCACGTTTTTTGATCCGGATGCAGTCAAGCTGGTTGAAAGGGCAACCGTTGTTGGTGAGATTTATTACTTCGTGACGACATCAGGTGAAGTTGTGCCAGTCGACCTATCCGGAGACGAGCCGAAGCCATTACCCCGCTGGTCACTGGTCACCCCGGAAGAACTGGCTGAAGGCTGGGCACCGGGTGGTTGGCAGATGCTGGCAGCGGCACCGGCTCTAAATCGACTTTACGTTCTGATGCACCCAGACCACGAGGCTTATAAATGGGAAGACCCAAGCCAGATTATCTGGGAGTTTGATCTGAAAACCGGCGAGAAAATCGGAACCCTGGAATCGCCTAACCTCATCTGGAGCCTGAGCGCCACCTCCGATGACAAGCCTCTTCTACTTGGTGCAAATATTGAAGGTGGGCTGGAGATATTTGATCTCTCTACAGGCGAACACAATGGAACAATGGCAGGCGTAACCAAAACGCCAACGTTGATATTGAACCACTGA
- a CDS encoding aldehyde dehydrogenase family protein, whose amino-acid sequence MQTYRNIVDGTLVESASSYEIFNPANGQSLGLAPESNEQGVDKAVQSAVLAQKKWAQRSDHERRDITRKIAQILQDNSEYLAELITREQGKPLSGPGSRFEMQACVGWTQVPASLELPPEVVYEDNERKDTLHRVPLGVVAAIAPWNWPLMIAIWQIIPAIRMGNAVVLKPSEYTPIATLEMVRLINQALPAGVLNTVTGDGSIGSKLTRHPDINKIMFTGSEATGRRIIEASARNLSPITLELGGNDAAVVMPGTNIKKIANDLFWGAFLNMGQTCACIKRLYVHEDDYETVMTELSAIASQIKIGDGMDESVLIGPLQNKMQFEKVRELVADAKTGGCDVREFGEVPTQGYFLPITLVGDIKDGQRLVDKEQFGPALPIIRYRELEDAIGSANGLEAGLGASLWSDNPADASELAIQLEAGTVWINQHGAIHPMVPFGGNKASGYGVEFGIEGLKAVTQCRVVSIKK is encoded by the coding sequence ATGCAGACATATCGAAATATCGTAGATGGAACTCTTGTCGAATCTGCCAGCAGTTATGAAATCTTCAACCCTGCCAACGGCCAATCCTTGGGGCTAGCACCGGAAAGCAATGAGCAGGGAGTAGACAAGGCCGTTCAATCCGCTGTGCTTGCGCAAAAAAAATGGGCGCAACGCAGCGATCACGAGCGACGCGACATTACCCGGAAAATTGCTCAAATTCTTCAGGACAACTCGGAATATCTGGCTGAGCTTATTACCCGGGAGCAGGGAAAACCTCTGTCTGGCCCTGGCTCCAGGTTTGAAATGCAGGCCTGTGTCGGGTGGACTCAGGTTCCGGCAAGCTTGGAACTGCCCCCCGAAGTTGTGTACGAGGATAACGAACGCAAAGACACACTGCATCGCGTTCCGCTGGGCGTTGTGGCAGCCATCGCCCCATGGAACTGGCCCTTAATGATTGCTATATGGCAGATCATTCCTGCCATAAGGATGGGCAACGCAGTCGTTCTGAAGCCTTCCGAATACACGCCTATTGCAACACTGGAGATGGTGAGGCTGATCAATCAGGCCCTGCCGGCTGGCGTGCTCAACACCGTAACCGGGGATGGCAGTATTGGCAGCAAGTTGACCCGCCACCCTGACATTAACAAGATTATGTTCACCGGTAGCGAAGCGACAGGCCGCCGTATTATCGAAGCCTCCGCACGGAACTTGTCACCTATAACTCTGGAACTGGGCGGTAACGACGCAGCCGTCGTTATGCCGGGAACAAACATTAAAAAAATCGCCAACGATTTGTTCTGGGGGGCATTCCTGAACATGGGCCAGACATGTGCCTGCATTAAGCGCCTTTATGTTCACGAAGACGACTACGAAACCGTTATGACCGAGCTCAGCGCAATCGCCAGCCAGATAAAAATCGGTGATGGCATGGATGAGTCCGTACTGATTGGCCCACTTCAAAACAAGATGCAATTTGAAAAAGTGAGGGAACTCGTCGCTGACGCTAAAACCGGCGGTTGCGACGTCCGGGAGTTTGGCGAAGTACCAACGCAAGGTTACTTCCTGCCTATTACGCTGGTTGGCGACATCAAAGACGGCCAAAGACTGGTTGACAAAGAGCAGTTCGGCCCTGCCCTACCGATCATACGGTATCGCGAACTGGAAGATGCCATCGGGTCAGCAAACGGGCTTGAGGCAGGCCTTGGTGCCTCACTGTGGTCAGATAATCCGGCGGATGCGAGCGAGCTCGCAATTCAACTGGAAGCCGGGACGGTGTGGATCAACCAACATGGCGCAATCCACCCAATGGTTCCTTTTGGAGGCAACAAAGCGTCGGGCTACGGCGTCGAGTTTGGTATTGAAGGACTCAAAGCGGTTACCCAGTGCCGGGTAGTAAGCATAAAGAAGTAA